The sequence TGCTGTAAACAGTAAATGCACTAAGACCAGCATGTAAATAAATGTGCTAAGAGTTGTTCACAGAGTTGGGCATATTTGGGGCAAACACTCATGACATCACATATTCATTTACCCCATTCATACACCCAACTTTGTGATGCGTTTAATCTCTATTTTTAAGGAGACCACTTGACTTTTTCTCCCCAGGACCAAGTATCAAACACTTTATTCCAGTTCCTGCTGGGCAGGATTATCTGAGAGAGGAAAACACCCCACATTCCTGACCTGGACATCAATCCTCTGAAAAGGGGGTAGAGATAGAAAATTTAACTAAAACGATGGTTTTTAATGGGAACCAGACATATGGTTACAATTACATAGTCCGACACAAAAACCCATGGGTGGGTCAGGAGTTGGAAAGTTACAAAACAACGAGGGTCACACTGGGTATAGAAGAAAAGCTGTTCCAGAACTTCAGGAGGCAGGCTAATATGGCCTCTCCCTGCGATCCTGTCTGTGGTCACCCCTGCAAAAAAGAGTATCCATTAAGGTCCGAGTTACCAACCTCTCATCCCACCCCCAAAATCCTAGCCCAAGAAATCTAAGTATTGAGTATACAGATTAGTTTCCAGAGATAACTTTCAtcccctccttccttcattccttcccccTATGGTCACAATCTCAGTTTAACAATCTAACCCTCAAAATGAAACAACTTTCTCAACAAAACCTTGCAatcccgccctagctggtttggctcggtggatagagcgtatgcctgcagactgaagggtcccagatttgattccagtcaagggcacatgtctgcattacaaggctcaatccccagtagggggcgtgtaagaggcagccgatcaatgattctctcatcattgatgtttctctctctctccctctcccttcctctctgaaatcaataaaatatgtattttaaaaaaaacttgcaaCCCCATGACCTGTTCAAttacttttatttcaatttaGTCTTACCTGGAGTCCATCTTGCCAGGGCCAAAGCCACCTCTGTCCCCACCACCCCGGCCCCCTCGGAAGCCCCCACGGTCCCCGCCTCGGCCTCGGTAGCCGCCCCGATCAtagcctcctctgcctccacgACGATCATCTCCATAGCTACCCCCTAGGACAAAAGAAATATGATATATCATATCCCAAAATCAACCCCTACACCTTCCCTCTAACCTCTGCTTAAAAttaagggctttttaaaaaattaaatattatcaaaagtattacatatgcctcccttttctcccccacagatcccttctagcccacccctaaCCCCCCAAAAATTAAGGGCTTTTTGATGCCAAATTCTTATTACCAGCTCTGCCTTTTCCTTACCCATATGAGAGCCTCCTGGTCCCCCTCCTGGGCCATCTGGTTTAGGGGCCTTACACTGGTTGCATTCATTCCTCCAAGAGAAGTTCATGTTCTCGCATGTACTgaggaaaagtaaaaattaacttGTAGGGGTGGAGAGTAGGGCAAGACCTAGAATTAGAAATAGACTCAGACTCCAGTGACCTTACAGAGAGAAAATTGAGCCCTCAGGCCTCAAGAAAGGTAAGAAGGCTTGCTTCTCAAAGACAGGAACAAAAACTGCAAATTAGTGAACCCAGTCCAATACCTTTCCCACTACAGTTACCTTACCTAGGAGGTAAGCTCTTGGCCACGTCTGTCTCTATCACTGCAGCCTTGACTTTACTAGTTTGGAAAACACACAACTCTACCATAACATCAAAGGGCACACATGTAAGACTGAGAAAAAAGTTTCACTCACGGATTAGGACACTTCCAGTCCCCAGCTCGCTGCTGTCCTCCACCGCCACCACCTCCACTTGGGAATCCTCCTCGGCCAccgccaccactgccaccacctccaTAGCCTCCACGGCCCATGGGTCCTAGTGTAGATACAAATATGGGTCCAGCCCCTTTCCATGGTTAGTTAACCTAACCTTCTTTTCTACGAAAGCCCTCACAATGCTCCCCCCTCTTCCCATCACCTCTTTACACTAACATCAGGAAATAGCTCCTCACCTCCTCGCCCTCGGCCTCCACGACCATTGCCACCACCTCGATTGAAATCTGCACGCCGAGTAGCAAATGAGACCTTGATAGGATTCCCAGAGAATTCTTtacctaaagaaataaaaaaggtataaaaagGAGGCTtttgcctgactggtgtggctaaATGGTTGAGCTTCAAACcaatgaaccaggtcacagttcgattccccaggCAGtacacatgccgggttgtgggcttgatcccaaaagggggtgtgcaggaagcagccaatcaatgattttctctatcactctcccttcctctctgtaaaatcaataaaaacatatcccaaaaaaaaagggggaggctTTTTATTATGACCCAAGGGTCTAAAACAAGCATGTCTAAAACAGATGCCTCATTTGACATGCTTGGAAAAGAACACTAGATACAATCAACAAGGTAAGACTCTGCCTTCCTGAAAAGGTTTATAATCTAGAGatataagcaaaaataaagacTACTTGAAGTAGCACATAGAGCAAATGTTGAAAGACTCAAAGAAACCCTCAAAATGTAGTCAGTTTCCCAAGGCTTGATTGCCCGGATCTCCCCACCTGACACCAGCCTCCTCATACATACCATCAAACCAGTCAATAGCTGCTTTAGCAGAAGGTGGGTCATCAAATGATACCGTTGCCTCTCCCTTCAGCTTGCCCGTTTCCCTGTCTGTGTACAGATTAATCATGGGTTgtcctgttttcttatttgtctGAAAAAGGCAACATAACATTAGGCTTACAGGACATAATAGTTCTACCCACCTTCTAACTTCCTCCTCCAGAACCTGAGGTTGATCGTAACCACACATCAGCTCCTCTCTTCCCAGTTACTAGTTCCCATCTCACATGTAATTTGAATGAAAATCAATGGCTCCCATGGTCTCTCacatcatatcctatataataaaagcctaatatgtatgctaagtgtctgaatggacaaccaatcaaagcataatatgctaatgatatgctaaggctgctcaaccgcttggaatgacatgcactgaccaccagggggcagatgctctgactggtaggttatcttgctgctgggatctagctaatcgggactgagcaagaccagccggacacgccctggagccctcctgcagtccctccccagctggccaacctccctcgtctctccccggccccgacatgtaccggtggggtccctcaatctggcctgtaccctcttgcaattcgggatcccttgggggatgtcggagagccggtttcggatcgataccacaggccaggctgagggatcccactggtgcacgaattcatgcactgggcctctagttaaaaagataaaactaatGGTTGTACCTTACAAATTCAAAAGTCTAGGATAGTCCTTTTATCAATTGTCTTTGtgttatttcttttagaaaatagcAACAGCAAATGCTCCTTCCTCATCAAATTAAGTTTATAACCattaagacatttatttttactaatgtGTGAAATCCAAAAGTCTGAAACAGATAGAAAGCACCCACCCTGCTCCACAAGTACCTTAATAATACCAATCTGCTTGAAATAATCAGCCACAGACTCAATTGTAACATTCTCGCCCAGTCCTTGCACGAAGATAGTGTTGTTGTCTGAGTTATCCTGTTCTGTTTGTGTAATGCAGAAGAAAACATGAATTAGAAAACAAGCAAAGCTAAAATAAGTCAGTGACTCTTCACCTAATACCTGATACTAaactttcaaaggaaaaaattctaaaataaccAATATAATTTGGTTTacaacagacaaacaaaaaacacacaaaacacatctctattttttatttgaatgtctATATGGTACCCAtttcacaaatttaaaattaGTTCTACAACTATCCTTTC is a genomic window of Eptesicus fuscus isolate TK198812 chromosome 4, DD_ASM_mEF_20220401, whole genome shotgun sequence containing:
- the FUS gene encoding RNA-binding protein FUS isoform X3, whose product is MASNDYTQQATQSYGAYPTQPGQGYSQQSNQPYGQQSYGGYSQSGDTSGYGQSTYGSYGQTQNTGYGTQSAPQGYGSTGGYGGGQSSQSSYGQQSYPGYGQQPAPSSTSGSYGSSSQSSNYGQPPSGGYGQQSGYGGQQPSYGQQQSSYNPPQGYGQQNQYNSSSGGGGGGGGGPRDQGSRHDSEQDNSDNNTIFVQGLGENVTIESVADYFKQIGIIKTNKKTGQPMINLYTDRETGKLKGEATVSFDDPPSAKAAIDWFDGKEFSGNPIKVSFATRRADFNRGGGNGRGGRGRGGPMGRGGYGGGGSGGGGRGGFPSGGGGGGGQQRAGDWKCPNPTCENMNFSWRNECNQCKAPKPDGPGGGPGGSHMGGSYGDDRRGGRGGYDRGGYRGRGGDRGGFRGGRGGGDRGGFGPGKMDSRGDHRQDRRERPY